In Symmachiella dynata, the following are encoded in one genomic region:
- a CDS encoding methyltransferase domain-containing protein, whose translation MARRFQQTSDDAETNAVRHLIRFFGIQVLCATLLVLVGTAPLFAQEKSVKPGINEAFQDVDVEKFIGRFENEGRDAYDHRHQIVKACQLKPGMVVADIGAGTGLFTRMFSPLVGPTGRIYAVDISEKFLKHIESTAQEQGLKNITGVVCKQDSVNLPPNSIDLAFICDTYHHFEFPHKTMESIHRALKPGGQLILIDFHRIEGVSREWLMTHVRAGQEVFTQEILESGFKQVEEKKDMLDESYFVRFEKTSPPELKLLLRGKGESEIAPHGKGNIYAPDVMVDDGLFKMWYGCQGKDGHDRISYAESKDGEHWIRKGVVLSNGTANHVNDPSVIKVDGVYYMFYTRAEKDVIDQIDVATSKDGLNWETNGVALSPGAAGQWDALSVGRPTVLYEDGQFKMWYDGRKDFPLHSPVSNVPKSSKSRRDIGYATSRDGLHWVRHNNNPVFGRNAGGVDVKRLGDKLVLLYESGKGTHWASSPDGLQWRDLGLLAEKSGQETDAYGHVTPNLLPNATEHVHHLYIGTAPAPTWDHNQISVLHFDKEHLNRLLESQE comes from the coding sequence TTGGCACGTCGATTTCAACAAACATCAGATGATGCGGAGACCAACGCTGTGCGGCACCTAATCAGATTCTTTGGCATTCAAGTTCTGTGTGCAACCTTGCTCGTGCTTGTGGGGACGGCACCGCTCTTTGCTCAAGAGAAGAGCGTCAAGCCGGGCATCAATGAGGCATTCCAAGATGTCGATGTGGAGAAGTTCATCGGACGTTTTGAGAATGAAGGGCGAGACGCTTATGACCACCGTCATCAGATCGTCAAAGCCTGCCAACTCAAGCCCGGCATGGTCGTTGCTGATATTGGAGCAGGTACGGGACTGTTCACTCGCATGTTTTCACCCCTGGTCGGTCCCACGGGGCGGATTTACGCAGTGGACATCTCCGAGAAGTTTCTGAAGCACATTGAGAGCACGGCGCAGGAGCAGGGCCTCAAAAACATTACTGGCGTGGTCTGCAAACAGGATTCCGTCAACCTGCCGCCCAATTCCATCGATTTGGCATTCATTTGCGACACGTATCATCACTTCGAGTTTCCGCACAAAACCATGGAGTCAATTCACCGTGCTCTGAAACCGGGTGGGCAATTGATCCTCATCGACTTTCACCGCATTGAAGGCGTTAGCCGAGAATGGCTGATGACCCACGTCCGTGCCGGACAGGAAGTCTTCACCCAAGAGATCCTCGAATCCGGTTTCAAGCAGGTCGAGGAAAAGAAAGACATGCTCGATGAATCGTACTTTGTGCGGTTCGAGAAAACGTCCCCTCCCGAGTTGAAACTTCTGCTGAGGGGAAAAGGAGAGTCGGAAATCGCGCCTCACGGCAAAGGCAACATCTATGCTCCGGACGTGATGGTTGATGATGGACTATTTAAAATGTGGTATGGCTGCCAAGGAAAAGATGGCCACGACCGAATCAGCTATGCCGAGTCAAAGGATGGCGAGCATTGGATTCGCAAAGGTGTCGTGCTCTCCAATGGAACAGCCAATCACGTCAACGACCCCAGTGTGATCAAAGTCGATGGCGTGTATTACATGTTCTACACGCGCGCCGAGAAAGATGTGATTGATCAAATTGATGTGGCAACCTCGAAAGATGGGTTGAACTGGGAGACAAATGGCGTCGCTCTCTCACCTGGGGCCGCTGGGCAATGGGATGCCCTGTCGGTCGGTCGGCCGACCGTGTTGTACGAAGATGGGCAATTCAAAATGTGGTACGACGGACGTAAGGACTTCCCGCTCCACTCACCGGTGAGCAATGTCCCCAAATCGTCCAAGTCACGCCGAGACATTGGCTACGCCACGTCCCGAGATGGACTGCATTGGGTTCGGCACAACAACAACCCTGTCTTCGGTCGTAACGCTGGAGGTGTGGACGTGAAGAGGCTGGGGGACAAGCTTGTTCTGTTGTACGAGTCAGGGAAAGGAACCCACTGGGCTTCAAGTCCAGATGGTCTGCAATGGCGTGATTTGGGACTGCTGGCAGAAAAGTCGGGCCAAGAAACCGATGCCTACGGCCATGTGACTCCCAACCTGCTACCCAACGCAACAGAGCATGTCCATCATCTTTACATCGGCACTGCTCCGGCACCTACGTGGGATCATAATCAAATCTCCGTACTTCACTTCGACAAGGAACATCTCAATCGTCTGTTGGAATCGCAGGAATAG
- a CDS encoding GGDEF domain-containing protein, with product MPDEVRTEINDRNDYAEMVAELKHARLVIAEQQQRLLLSQAEARTDALTGLFNRRAMNDWLDHSLKRYRLYGEAYSLMLIDIDDFKLINDDLGHVEGDRVLQQVAEVLAASLKPQHQLARYGGDEFSIVLPASDISVAQVSGMQFLESFAKHTFGIENQVRQITLTIGIAQQTENLEKLELIKRADACLIAAKSAGKNRCCYFDHGIGLPVAALPAVISVENP from the coding sequence TTGCCGGACGAAGTTCGAACGGAAATCAATGATCGGAACGACTATGCCGAGATGGTTGCGGAACTCAAGCATGCAAGGTTGGTTATCGCTGAGCAACAACAGCGGTTGCTATTGTCCCAAGCCGAAGCACGGACTGACGCCCTCACAGGCTTATTCAATCGCCGTGCGATGAACGATTGGTTGGACCACAGCCTCAAACGCTACCGATTGTACGGCGAAGCCTACTCTTTGATGTTAATTGACATCGACGACTTCAAGTTAATCAATGATGATCTAGGCCATGTTGAAGGGGATCGCGTTCTTCAGCAGGTGGCGGAGGTACTTGCCGCCTCGCTAAAGCCACAACATCAGTTGGCTCGGTACGGTGGAGATGAATTCTCGATTGTCCTACCCGCCTCTGATATCAGCGTTGCCCAAGTGAGCGGCATGCAGTTCTTGGAATCGTTCGCAAAACACACATTCGGCATCGAGAATCAAGTGCGGCAAATCACATTGACCATCGGAATTGCCCAACAGACTGAGAACCTTGAAAAATTAGAGCTCATCAAACGGGCTGATGCATGTCTTATCGCTGCCAAATCGGCCGGGAAGAATCGCTGTTGTTATTTCGATCACGGAATCGGTTTGCCAGTCGCAGCTCTGCCTGCAGTCATTTCTGTCGAGAACCCATGA